A section of the Drosophila sechellia strain sech25 chromosome 3L, ASM438219v1, whole genome shotgun sequence genome encodes:
- the LOC6616441 gene encoding trichohyalin isoform X2, protein MCGSHKMWCCQVFILALFAHTIAAEFHGSAARAEINFDDPSPAHSQGAAAPTSRPKRRVYALCPPKFHRVGTDCYSLVDQRSSWLEAHFFCKDKNANLTEPGKHADRKLRLFLQKQDALSGENDPIWLGATYDHHNNRWQWSMSGRNLSTDSFSRTDPAQPLDNNCAIYDPSLKYRWSARPCSDKLRFICQHKMPKVSGPNRYKIYNRWNATYPNEQANEVVLEILEPRENDRRYHRRVKAEDSGEEMIIPDRRRNNNRRNNNRNRQIKNQNQHPNDVNYQPAQQRQRNRPRTSNVAPTTTQPVSQSNDVLAPSPTPQQMTQYDRKLQRQRERERRRQLRRQERQKLAREQKRERQRRLKEERQRLQREEQQRRQRLQHDEPKPQVIDELRQRSDEDLDKKQRDEHEQKLRNEQEKKLREEQQKQRDEQEQRNREEQDRLKQAEDEQQARNHQQELKENQEQQLRELKAKQEREKQEREYQQQKRERELELLKQRQAEADRQHAADEEAEKLRLERIQKQRELEAQQRREREEQRRKQREEQEEQDRQNHAKRLDEEQRLRDLYADRIRLANTEREKQLAEAHETKRLEELKLKEQLKKQEDERQEQIRREQEEEDKRLELERLEEARRFEEKELKRLHEENQRREEQKLQREREIALREAAEKKLAEEEEMLRKEVTEEERKVKQRLEDDMRQAEEARKAKEAEERAAEEAKAAEQKRRVEAAKKKADEEVKAKLEEKRREYVIRISELSLEDQKKFIEMRKRRKQLKEKKERDQRAKELKRIQQAMRLDDNE, encoded by the exons ATGTGTGGCAGCCATAAAATGTGGTGCTGTCAAGTATTTATCTTAGCTTTAT TTGCTCACACAATTGCGGCGGAGTTCCACGGAAGTGCAGCTCGCGCCGAAATCAACTTCGACGACCCCTCGCCTGCTCACAGTCAGGGTGCAGCAGCTCCAACTTCCAGACCAAAGCGCCGTGTATACGCCTTGTGTCCACCGAAATTCCATCGCGTGGGCACCGATTGCTACTCGCTGGTCGATCAGCGCAGCAGTTGGTTGGAGGCACACTTCTTCTGCAAGGACAAAAACGCCAATCTCACAGAGCCGGGCAAACACGCCGACCGCAAGCTGAGACTTTTCCTTCAGAAACAGGATGCTCTATCAGGCG AAAATGATCCTATCTGGCTAGGAGCCACCTATGACCACCACAACAATCGATGGCAGTGGAGCATGAGTGGTCGCAATCTGTCCACCGACTCCTTCAGCCGCACTGATCCCGC CCAACCGCTGGATAATAACTGTGCCATCTACGATCCAAGCCTCAAGTACCGCTGGTCGGCGCGGCCCTGCTCGGATAAGCTGCGCTTCATATGCCAGCACAAGATGCCAAAGGTGAGCGGTCCCAATCGCTACAAAATCTACAACCGCTGGAACGCTACCTATCCGAACGAGCAGGCCAACGAGGTGGTCCTGGAGATCCTTGAACCGCGTGAAAACGATCGCAG GTACCACCGGCGTGTCAAGGCCGAGGACAGCGGCGAAGAGATGATTATTCCCGACCGTCGACGCAATAACAATCgtcgcaacaacaacaggaacCGTCAGATCAAGAATCAGAATCAACATCCCAACGATGTGAACTACCAGCCAGCACAGCAACGCCAAAGGAATCGTCCTCGTACTTCAAATGTTGCGCCAACTACTACGCAACCGGTTAGCCAGTCTAATGATGTCCTGGCTCCCTCACCCACGCCTCAGCAGATGACCCAGTACGATCGTAAATTGCAACGCCAACGGGAAAGGGAACGTCGCCGACAGCTGCGTCGGCAGGAACGCCAGAAGTTGGCTCGGGAGCAAAAGCGCGAAAGGCAACGTCGCCTTAAGGAGGAACGCCAGCGATTGCAGCGGGAGGAACAGCAGCGCCGGCAGCGATTGCAGCACGATGAACCCAAACCCCAAGTGATCGATGAACTGCGTCAGCGATCTGATGAGGATCTGGATAAGAAACAAAGGGACGAGCACGAACAGAAGCTAAGAAATGAacaggaaaagaaactaaggGAAGAACAGCAGAAGCAACGCGATGAACAGGAACAAAGGAACAGGGAGGAGCAGGATAGACTCAAACAGGCGGAGGACGAACAGCAGGCTAGGAACCACCAGCAAGAGCTTAAGGAAAACCAAGAACAGCAACTCCGTGAACTTAAAGCTAAGCAGGAGCGAGAGAAGCAGGAACGGGAATaccagcagcaaaagcgtGAGCGCGAGCTCGAGCTACTGAAGCAACGGCAGGCTGAAGCAGACCGCCAGCACGCAGCCGACGAGGAAGCAGAGAAGCTACGGCTGGAGCGCATCCAAAAGCAACGCGAACTGGAGGCACAACAGCGACGAGAGCGCGAAGAGCAGCGCCGCAAACAGCGCGAGGAACAGGAGGAACAGGATCGCCAAAACCATGCCAAGCGTCTGGATGAAGAGCAGCGACTGCGTGATCTGTATGCAGATCGCATAAGGCTGGCCAATACCGAGCGGGAGAAGCAACTTGCCGAGGCCCATGAAACCAAGCGACTTGAGGAGCTGAAGCTGAAAGAGCAGCTAAAGAAACAGGAAGACGAGCGGCAGGAGCAGATTCGACgcgagcaggaggaggaggataaGCGCCTGGAACTGGAGAGGCTTGAGGAGGCTCGCCGATTCGAGGAAAAGGAACTAAAGCGCCTGCACGAGGAAAACCAGCGGCGCGAGGAGCAGAAGCTCCAGCGCGAGCGGGAAATAGCACTCCGCGAGGCCGCGGAGAAAAAATTAGCTGAGGAGGAGGAAATGTTGCGCAAGGAAGTGACTGAAGAGGAACGCAAAGTGAAGCAGCGCCTGGAAGATGACATGCGACAGGCGGAAGAGGCGCGTAAAGCCAAGGAGGCGGAGGAACGGGCTGCCGAAGAGGCCAAGGCCGCCGAGCAGAAGCGACGCGTGGAGGCGGCCAAAAAGAAGGCCGACGAGGAAGTCAAGGCCAAGTTGGAGGAAAAGAGGCGTGAGTACGTGATTCGAATCTCGGAGCTGAGTCTCGAGGACCAGAAGAAGTTTATCGAGA
- the LOC6616441 gene encoding trichohyalin isoform X1, with the protein MCGSHKMWCCQVFILALFAHTIAAEFHGSAARAEINFDDPSPAHSQGAAAPTSRPKRRVYALCPPKFHRVGTDCYSLVDQRSSWLEAHFFCKDKNANLTEPGKHADRKLRLFLQKQDALSGENDPIWLGATYDHHNNRWQWSMSGRNLSTDSFSRTDPAYVQLISNSQPLDNNCAIYDPSLKYRWSARPCSDKLRFICQHKMPKVSGPNRYKIYNRWNATYPNEQANEVVLEILEPRENDRRYHRRVKAEDSGEEMIIPDRRRNNNRRNNNRNRQIKNQNQHPNDVNYQPAQQRQRNRPRTSNVAPTTTQPVSQSNDVLAPSPTPQQMTQYDRKLQRQRERERRRQLRRQERQKLAREQKRERQRRLKEERQRLQREEQQRRQRLQHDEPKPQVIDELRQRSDEDLDKKQRDEHEQKLRNEQEKKLREEQQKQRDEQEQRNREEQDRLKQAEDEQQARNHQQELKENQEQQLRELKAKQEREKQEREYQQQKRERELELLKQRQAEADRQHAADEEAEKLRLERIQKQRELEAQQRREREEQRRKQREEQEEQDRQNHAKRLDEEQRLRDLYADRIRLANTEREKQLAEAHETKRLEELKLKEQLKKQEDERQEQIRREQEEEDKRLELERLEEARRFEEKELKRLHEENQRREEQKLQREREIALREAAEKKLAEEEEMLRKEVTEEERKVKQRLEDDMRQAEEARKAKEAEERAAEEAKAAEQKRRVEAAKKKADEEVKAKLEEKRREYVIRISELSLEDQKKFIEMRKRRKQLKEKKERDQRAKELKRIQQAMRLDDNE; encoded by the exons ATGTGTGGCAGCCATAAAATGTGGTGCTGTCAAGTATTTATCTTAGCTTTAT TTGCTCACACAATTGCGGCGGAGTTCCACGGAAGTGCAGCTCGCGCCGAAATCAACTTCGACGACCCCTCGCCTGCTCACAGTCAGGGTGCAGCAGCTCCAACTTCCAGACCAAAGCGCCGTGTATACGCCTTGTGTCCACCGAAATTCCATCGCGTGGGCACCGATTGCTACTCGCTGGTCGATCAGCGCAGCAGTTGGTTGGAGGCACACTTCTTCTGCAAGGACAAAAACGCCAATCTCACAGAGCCGGGCAAACACGCCGACCGCAAGCTGAGACTTTTCCTTCAGAAACAGGATGCTCTATCAGGCG AAAATGATCCTATCTGGCTAGGAGCCACCTATGACCACCACAACAATCGATGGCAGTGGAGCATGAGTGGTCGCAATCTGTCCACCGACTCCTTCAGCCGCACTGATCCCGC CTATGTGCAACTTATCTCCAACAGCCAACCGCTGGATAATAACTGTGCCATCTACGATCCAAGCCTCAAGTACCGCTGGTCGGCGCGGCCCTGCTCGGATAAGCTGCGCTTCATATGCCAGCACAAGATGCCAAAGGTGAGCGGTCCCAATCGCTACAAAATCTACAACCGCTGGAACGCTACCTATCCGAACGAGCAGGCCAACGAGGTGGTCCTGGAGATCCTTGAACCGCGTGAAAACGATCGCAG GTACCACCGGCGTGTCAAGGCCGAGGACAGCGGCGAAGAGATGATTATTCCCGACCGTCGACGCAATAACAATCgtcgcaacaacaacaggaacCGTCAGATCAAGAATCAGAATCAACATCCCAACGATGTGAACTACCAGCCAGCACAGCAACGCCAAAGGAATCGTCCTCGTACTTCAAATGTTGCGCCAACTACTACGCAACCGGTTAGCCAGTCTAATGATGTCCTGGCTCCCTCACCCACGCCTCAGCAGATGACCCAGTACGATCGTAAATTGCAACGCCAACGGGAAAGGGAACGTCGCCGACAGCTGCGTCGGCAGGAACGCCAGAAGTTGGCTCGGGAGCAAAAGCGCGAAAGGCAACGTCGCCTTAAGGAGGAACGCCAGCGATTGCAGCGGGAGGAACAGCAGCGCCGGCAGCGATTGCAGCACGATGAACCCAAACCCCAAGTGATCGATGAACTGCGTCAGCGATCTGATGAGGATCTGGATAAGAAACAAAGGGACGAGCACGAACAGAAGCTAAGAAATGAacaggaaaagaaactaaggGAAGAACAGCAGAAGCAACGCGATGAACAGGAACAAAGGAACAGGGAGGAGCAGGATAGACTCAAACAGGCGGAGGACGAACAGCAGGCTAGGAACCACCAGCAAGAGCTTAAGGAAAACCAAGAACAGCAACTCCGTGAACTTAAAGCTAAGCAGGAGCGAGAGAAGCAGGAACGGGAATaccagcagcaaaagcgtGAGCGCGAGCTCGAGCTACTGAAGCAACGGCAGGCTGAAGCAGACCGCCAGCACGCAGCCGACGAGGAAGCAGAGAAGCTACGGCTGGAGCGCATCCAAAAGCAACGCGAACTGGAGGCACAACAGCGACGAGAGCGCGAAGAGCAGCGCCGCAAACAGCGCGAGGAACAGGAGGAACAGGATCGCCAAAACCATGCCAAGCGTCTGGATGAAGAGCAGCGACTGCGTGATCTGTATGCAGATCGCATAAGGCTGGCCAATACCGAGCGGGAGAAGCAACTTGCCGAGGCCCATGAAACCAAGCGACTTGAGGAGCTGAAGCTGAAAGAGCAGCTAAAGAAACAGGAAGACGAGCGGCAGGAGCAGATTCGACgcgagcaggaggaggaggataaGCGCCTGGAACTGGAGAGGCTTGAGGAGGCTCGCCGATTCGAGGAAAAGGAACTAAAGCGCCTGCACGAGGAAAACCAGCGGCGCGAGGAGCAGAAGCTCCAGCGCGAGCGGGAAATAGCACTCCGCGAGGCCGCGGAGAAAAAATTAGCTGAGGAGGAGGAAATGTTGCGCAAGGAAGTGACTGAAGAGGAACGCAAAGTGAAGCAGCGCCTGGAAGATGACATGCGACAGGCGGAAGAGGCGCGTAAAGCCAAGGAGGCGGAGGAACGGGCTGCCGAAGAGGCCAAGGCCGCCGAGCAGAAGCGACGCGTGGAGGCGGCCAAAAAGAAGGCCGACGAGGAAGTCAAGGCCAAGTTGGAGGAAAAGAGGCGTGAGTACGTGATTCGAATCTCGGAGCTGAGTCTCGAGGACCAGAAGAAGTTTATCGAGA
- the LOC6616440 gene encoding transcription initiation factor TFIID subunit 8: MTLRFYNQSSQVICPKMNTHDEVLSTVLDNLLASKNCEVVDEVLRQSMLELLRGRFREIANRTTNWSNHAGRCAPSYFDLERTFMRMNIRVGELKAMYEGQPDSLALVECKAPETQDQDFHSGPPPMLSSTKAMVLASTTYIPDYLPPFPGAHTYKNSPIEKVTDRSYVAIRNRHAENELSTQKALNQYYLRCNPNISLFEETQRDGSGHVLDLGLTKKLPYSDALMPRNEVFDTDIYAPIEVITHKALDCRFLEKPKLHSSLPSSGNFEDEDVEMEERCSPGGLGIEKPN; the protein is encoded by the exons ATGACACTTCGTTTTTACAATCAGTCGAGTCAAGTGATTTGCCCAAAAATGAATACCCACGACGAGGTCTTGTCCACAGTGCTGGACAATTTGCTGGCATCCAAGAACTGTGAGGTGGTCGACGAAGTACTGCGTCAGTCGATGCTGGAACTTTTGCGTGGCA GATTCCGTGAGATTGCCAATCGGACCACCAATTGGTCCAATCACGCCGGTCGCTGTGCACCCAGCTACTTTGATCTGGAGCGCACCTTCATGCGGATGAACATCAGGGTGGGCGAGCTCAAGGCCATGTACGAGGGTCAACCGGATTCGTTGGCCTTGGTTGAGTGTAAAGCACCGGAGACACAAGACCAGGACTTCCACAGTGGGCCACCACCCATGCTGAGCTCCACAAAGGCCATGGTATTGGCCTCCACCACGTACATTCCGGACTATTTGCCACCATTTCCAGGGGCGCACACCTATAAGAATTCGCCCATTGAGAAGGTCACGGATCGCAGCTATGTGGCCATCAGGAATCGCCATGCCGAGAATGAGCTGAGCACCCAAAAGGCTTTAAATCAATACTACCTGAGGTGCAACCCCAATATATCGCTGTTCGAAGAAACCCAACGCGATGGAAGTGGCCACGTTTTGGATTTGGGTCTGACCAAGAAACTTCCTTATTCGGACGCCCTGATGCCGAGAAATGAGGTCTTTGATACGGACATCTATGCTCCCATCGAGGTGATAACCCATAAAG CCCTCGACTGCCGTTTCTTGGAGAAACCCAAGTTACACAGTTCACTACCATCCTCTGGAAATTTCGAAGACGAAGACGTGGAAATGGAGGAGCGCTGCAGTCCAGGCGGACTAGGGATTGAAAAACCGAATTAG